In Hemicordylus capensis ecotype Gifberg chromosome 3, rHemCap1.1.pri, whole genome shotgun sequence, one DNA window encodes the following:
- the TECTB gene encoding beta-tectorin isoform X1 translates to MMMVAFLLWVILARGIAARCNPNKADVILVYCYPKTIITKIPECPYGWEVNQLALGGVCYNGVHDSGYYQFTIPDLSPKNKSYCGTQSDFKSSIYHFYNSIISNDTSVILKSQPVNYSFTCTYHANYLVNHAAFDQSHVTFSASFRVATVHVKNGSSGSFESQLSLNFYSNAKFSSKKEAPFIVETSDIGSDVFAGVEAKGLSNRFKVVLTNCWATPSSEYFYQIQWPLITKGCATDESILVHENGKDSRATFQFNAFRFRNVPKLSKVWLHCETHVCDSEKFSCPVACAKRRQRLEQTGGVLMAELNVNSQGLSRNFNLSAILFHVFLMLGVCAVLL, encoded by the exons atgtaaTTCTGGTATATTGTTATCCTAAAACCATAATTACTAAAATCCCTGAATGTCCTTATGGATGGGAAGTTAATCAGCTGGCTCTTGGTGGAGTTTGCTATAATGGGGTCCATGATTCAGGATATTACCAGTTTACAATCCCGGACTTGTCACCCAAAAATAAATCGTACTGTGGAACTCAATCAGAT TTTAAAAGCTCCATCTATCACTTCTATAATTCCATTATCTCCAATGACACCTCAGTAATTTTGAAGAGCCAGCCTGTGAACTATTCATTTACATGCACGTACCATGCAAACTATCTGGTGAACCATGCTGCCTTTGACCAAAG tcatgtgacatTTTCTGCCTCTTTTAGAGTGGCAACAGTTCACGTGAAGAATGGCAGCTCTGGTTCATTTGAAAGTCAGCTATCCCTCAACTTCTATTCT AATGCCAAgttttcaagcaagaaggaagccccctTTATTGTTGAAACTTCAGATATTGGTTCAGATGTATTTGCTGGAGTAGAAGCAAAAGGCTTAAGTAACAG aTTTAAAGTAGTCCTGACCAATTGTTGGGCTACTCCCTCATCAGAATATTTCTATCAAATCCAGTGGCCTTTAATAACTAAGGG GTGTGCGACAGATGAATCCATCTTAGTGCATGAAAATGGGAAAGACAGCCGGGCCACTTTCCAGTTTAATGCATTCCGGTTCCGGAACGTTCCCAAGCTTTCCAAGGTGTGGCTGCATTGCGAGACACATGTGTGTGACAGTGAGAAGTTCTCCTGCCCTGTG GCGTGTGCAAAACGGAGACAACGTCTGGAGCAAACTGGAGGTGTTTTAATGGCTGAGCTCAATGTGAACA GCCAAGGATTATCCAGGAATTTCAATCTCTCAG cTATTCTTTTCCATGTATTCCTCATGCTTGGAGTCTGTGCAGTTTTACTATAA
- the TECTB gene encoding beta-tectorin isoform X2, producing MMMVAFLLWVILARGIAARCNPNKADVILVYCYPKTIITKIPECPYGWEVNQLALGGVCYNGVHDSGYYQFTIPDLSPKNKSYCGTQSDFKSSIYHFYNSIISNDTSVILKSQPVNYSFTCTYHANYLVNHAAFDQRVATVHVKNGSSGSFESQLSLNFYSNAKFSSKKEAPFIVETSDIGSDVFAGVEAKGLSNRFKVVLTNCWATPSSEYFYQIQWPLITKGCATDESILVHENGKDSRATFQFNAFRFRNVPKLSKVWLHCETHVCDSEKFSCPVACAKRRQRLEQTGGVLMAELNVNSQGLSRNFNLSAILFHVFLMLGVCAVLL from the exons atgtaaTTCTGGTATATTGTTATCCTAAAACCATAATTACTAAAATCCCTGAATGTCCTTATGGATGGGAAGTTAATCAGCTGGCTCTTGGTGGAGTTTGCTATAATGGGGTCCATGATTCAGGATATTACCAGTTTACAATCCCGGACTTGTCACCCAAAAATAAATCGTACTGTGGAACTCAATCAGAT TTTAAAAGCTCCATCTATCACTTCTATAATTCCATTATCTCCAATGACACCTCAGTAATTTTGAAGAGCCAGCCTGTGAACTATTCATTTACATGCACGTACCATGCAAACTATCTGGTGAACCATGCTGCCTTTGACCAAAG AGTGGCAACAGTTCACGTGAAGAATGGCAGCTCTGGTTCATTTGAAAGTCAGCTATCCCTCAACTTCTATTCT AATGCCAAgttttcaagcaagaaggaagccccctTTATTGTTGAAACTTCAGATATTGGTTCAGATGTATTTGCTGGAGTAGAAGCAAAAGGCTTAAGTAACAG aTTTAAAGTAGTCCTGACCAATTGTTGGGCTACTCCCTCATCAGAATATTTCTATCAAATCCAGTGGCCTTTAATAACTAAGGG GTGTGCGACAGATGAATCCATCTTAGTGCATGAAAATGGGAAAGACAGCCGGGCCACTTTCCAGTTTAATGCATTCCGGTTCCGGAACGTTCCCAAGCTTTCCAAGGTGTGGCTGCATTGCGAGACACATGTGTGTGACAGTGAGAAGTTCTCCTGCCCTGTG GCGTGTGCAAAACGGAGACAACGTCTGGAGCAAACTGGAGGTGTTTTAATGGCTGAGCTCAATGTGAACA GCCAAGGATTATCCAGGAATTTCAATCTCTCAG cTATTCTTTTCCATGTATTCCTCATGCTTGGAGTCTGTGCAGTTTTACTATAA